The following proteins are co-located in the Verrucomicrobiia bacterium genome:
- a CDS encoding glycine zipper domain-containing protein translates to MRKIKSHFAILMVLFVFAGCASESGGVTERESGALLGSGLGAGLGAIIGSQTGHAGVGTAIGAGAGALSGALLGETARRQKEATKRELRQEMMQQQYQGQYAPQPYGAQQQPMQQQAAPAQATQEMHTKYNPRTGQTFPDRYKFDPNTGEELQYLR, encoded by the coding sequence ATGAGAAAGATTAAGAGTCATTTTGCGATCCTGATGGTCCTTTTTGTTTTTGCTGGTTGTGCCTCGGAGTCGGGCGGAGTCACAGAGCGCGAAAGCGGGGCCTTGTTAGGCAGCGGCTTGGGCGCAGGTTTAGGAGCCATTATCGGCAGCCAGACGGGACATGCCGGCGTCGGGACCGCAATCGGAGCTGGCGCGGGCGCATTGAGTGGAGCCCTCTTAGGTGAAACTGCGCGTCGCCAGAAAGAAGCGACCAAAAGGGAATTGCGGCAGGAAATGATGCAGCAGCAGTATCAAGGCCAGTACGCGCCCCAGCCTTATGGTGCTCAGCAGCAACCGATGCAACAGCAAGCTGCGCCTGCTCAGGCCACGCAGGAAATGCATACCAAATATAATCCCCGGACTGGCCAGACGTTTCCGGACCGGTACAAATTTGATCCGAATACCGGCGAGGAATTACAGTATCTCCGTTAA
- a CDS encoding phosphopantothenoylcysteine decarboxylase has protein sequence MKVLITAGPTREMLDPVRFLSNVSTGEMGYALASAAQKKGHHVTLISGPTALPAPRGARFISITSAAELKKKCETAFPRHDVLVMVAAVCDFTFPQKKAHKIRRTKMRQVRLVQTPDIVAGLARRKGGRIVIGFCLETEDWLRNARSKLKRKHLDGIVANYYSKTHIPFGDRRINTAFLSPGGQIQTYRKQPKSHIAKALIEWVEAKAKKSYLNIQK, from the coding sequence TTGAAAGTTCTCATCACGGCCGGCCCCACGAGAGAGATGCTCGATCCGGTTCGTTTTCTTTCCAACGTTTCCACGGGTGAGATGGGGTACGCTCTCGCCAGCGCGGCGCAGAAAAAAGGCCACCATGTTACGTTGATCAGCGGCCCTACCGCATTGCCCGCGCCGCGCGGTGCCCGGTTTATTTCAATTACCAGCGCGGCGGAGCTCAAAAAGAAATGCGAAACGGCATTTCCCCGGCACGACGTTTTGGTCATGGTCGCGGCCGTATGCGATTTCACCTTTCCGCAAAAGAAGGCGCATAAAATCCGCAGGACGAAGATGAGGCAGGTGCGGCTGGTCCAGACGCCCGATATCGTGGCTGGCTTGGCGCGCCGTAAAGGCGGCCGCATCGTCATCGGCTTTTGCCTGGAGACCGAAGATTGGCTCCGTAACGCGCGGTCCAAACTGAAGCGGAAACACCTCGATGGGATCGTAGCAAATTATTATTCGAAAACGCATATCCCGTTCGGAGACCGCCGGATCAATACGGCGTTCCTTTCTCCCGGCGGACAGATCCAAACCTATAGGAAACAGCCTAAATCGCATATCGCCAAGGCCCTTATAGAATGGGTCGAAGCCAAGGCAAAAAAGTCATACCTGAATATCCAAAAGTGA